The following nucleotide sequence is from Anaerococcus sp. Marseille-Q7828.
TGCAAAAGTAAAAGGTAGAGACTGGGCAGAATTTTTATTTAATCACGGATATTTTGATAATATTTTTTCTAATAATGATGTAAATGATTTTGGTATTCAAAGAATAGAATGGTTATCTAGAGAAATAATTGTAAATGAAACTGAGTTATTTCTGAGATTTTGCTACTATAAAGATTTTATATTGAGTAAAAAATTGCAGGTAGAAATTATAAAAATAATTTGTAATCATAATACTAAAATTAGAGTCATAGAAAAGTTGATTAATTTAATTGACTTTGATAATTTAGAATTTATATGGATAGGTCAATTGTTAGATGTTTGCTATTCAAATACACCAAAATTAGATTTTGTAGCAAGCGAAATTTATTCTAAAAGTTTATCATTCGTATCAAATAATAAATCCATTATTTCTGCAGATAAAATAGATATAGATTTCAAATTCGAAAAATATGTAAATGAACACTTATGGGAAAAGTACAAATTGTTCGATAAAACTGGATTGTCAACACCTATTTGTACAATCTAAAATCGATCGCACCATTATAATTTTAACTAGTTACTAGCTAAGATTTGGTTTCTATATTTAACTGGTGACAAGTAACCTAAGGATCCATGGATTCTTAGGTTGTTGTACCAATAAACATATTCTGATAGTTCTAATTTTAGTTGTTTTAAGTTTTTAAATTCTTTCTGATAAACAAATTCTGTTTTCATCACCTTATTAAATGCTTCAGCTACTGCATTATCATATGGACTTCCCTTTCCACTTAAGGATCTTTCTATGCCAAATATGTCTAGAATTTTATCTATGCTTTTGTTGTCAAATTCTCGTCCTCTATCTGTGTGAAATATTTTTATTTTATTTAATGGGTACTTGATTGAATATATTGCTTCTTTTACTAAATCTGCGCTCTTATTTTTTCCTGCTGCATATCCTATTATTTCTCGATTGTGTAAATCTATTATTGCACAGATGTAGTTCCAACTATTTCCTACTCTTACGTAAGTTAAGTCACTTACACATGCTTGTAAAGATGGCCTATTGTCAAATTGTCTATCTATCTTGTTATTAATCTTTTTATTGTTACATGTGGTTTTTTCTACCTTGTATTGTTTTACTGTATAGCTTGATACTAAGGCATGTTTTTTCATTATTCTGCATATTTTTCTTCGTGATACTATGATATCTTGTTTTTCCAACTCTACTTTGATTTTTCTTGATCCATATGCATTTTTACTTTTCCTGAATATTTCTTTGATTTTTTCTTCTAAAAGCTCTTCGGTTTTTAGGTTATATTTTGATTCTTTTTTGTTTAGATGATAGTATATTAAACTTCTTGGTATACCTAAAAACTTACACATTGCACTAGTACTGTATTTATCCCTATTTGAGATTATGAGCTTTACTTTTTGCCTAGTAGTAGTGCAGCTTGCTTTAAAATATCATTTTCCATTTCAAGCTGTTTTACTTTTTTTCTTAGTTTGATTAATTCCTTTTCTTCTTCTGTTCTATTATCATCAATGTCGAAGGAATTTGAGTTGTTGTATCTATTAACCCAATCTCTTATTGTTGATGGTGCTATGTCGTATTCTTCTCCCAATTTTTTATATGTGTAGTTACCTTGGTTA
It contains:
- a CDS encoding IS3 family transposase (programmed frameshift) → MVEIFNQGNYTYKKLGEEYDIAPSTIRDWVNRYNNSNSFDIDDNRTEEEKELIKLRKKVKQLEMENDILKQAALLLGKKLKLIISNRDKYSTSAMCKFLGIPRSLIYYHLNKKESKYNLKTEELLEEKIKEIFRKSKNAYGSRKIKVELEKQDIIVSRRKICRIMKKHALVSSYTVKQYKVEKTTCNNKKINNKIDRQFDNRPSLQACVSDLTYVRVGNSWNYICAIIDLHNREIIGYAAGKNKSADLVKEAIYSIKYPLNKIKIFHTDRGREFDNKSIDKILDIFGIERSLSGKGSPYDNAVAEAFNKVMKTEFVYQKEFKNLKQLKLELSEYVYWYNNLRIHGSLGYLSPVKYRNQILASN